The proteins below come from a single Vibrio cyclitrophicus genomic window:
- the hcp gene encoding hydroxylamine reductase: MFCIQCEQTIQTPTLKGCSFAQGMCGKTSEVSDLQDVLVHSLQGVSFWANLGRACDVIDTEIDEWAPKAFFATLTNVNFDPARIIEFAQQSHEFKQRLEQQVRAAATLIGFEIPTLSAAAQFDLPTDSSELLALAPQAAVNRGHDSQHEDVIGLRLLCLYGLKGAAAYMEHARVLGQTDNAIFAEYHEIMAFLGTDPSDLKQLLDTSMQIGLMNYKVMEMLDKGETDTFGHPQPTTVNVKTKKGHCILVSGHDLHDLEKILQQTEGKGINVYTNGEMLPAHGYPELNKYPHLAGNYGSAWQNQQKEFANFPGAIVMTSNCLLNPDVGSYADRLFTRSIVGWPGVAHLEGDDFSAVIDCALAQEGFKHDEIEQMITVGFGRNALMEAAPAVVEQVKEGNIKHFFLVGGCDGDKSERSYYTDFTAQAPEDSVILTLACGKFRFNKNQFGDINGIPRLLDVGQCNDAYSAIQLALALSKEFDCGINELPLTLVLSWFEQKAIVILLTLFALGVKGIYTGPTAPVFLTENLLKIIQDEFDMRSISTPEQDLKTILAA; encoded by the coding sequence ATGTTCTGTATTCAATGTGAACAAACCATTCAAACCCCAACCTTAAAAGGCTGTTCTTTCGCACAAGGTATGTGTGGAAAAACGTCTGAAGTATCCGATCTTCAAGATGTGTTGGTGCATTCTCTTCAAGGTGTTTCTTTTTGGGCAAATTTAGGTCGCGCTTGCGATGTTATTGATACTGAAATTGATGAGTGGGCGCCAAAAGCATTCTTCGCAACACTGACTAACGTTAACTTCGACCCTGCGCGTATTATCGAGTTTGCACAACAATCTCACGAGTTTAAGCAGCGTCTAGAGCAACAGGTACGTGCGGCTGCTACATTGATCGGCTTTGAAATCCCAACACTTTCGGCTGCTGCGCAATTCGATCTTCCAACAGATTCTTCAGAGCTATTGGCACTTGCACCTCAAGCTGCGGTAAACCGTGGTCACGACTCTCAACATGAAGATGTGATCGGTCTTCGCCTTCTTTGCCTATACGGTCTAAAAGGTGCGGCAGCATACATGGAGCACGCGCGTGTTCTTGGTCAAACTGACAATGCTATTTTTGCTGAATACCACGAAATCATGGCTTTCTTAGGTACTGATCCATCTGACCTAAAACAACTGCTAGATACATCTATGCAGATTGGCTTGATGAACTACAAAGTAATGGAAATGCTGGATAAAGGTGAGACAGATACATTTGGTCACCCTCAACCAACAACCGTGAACGTGAAGACTAAGAAAGGTCACTGTATTCTTGTTTCTGGCCACGACTTGCATGATCTAGAAAAGATCCTTCAACAAACGGAAGGCAAGGGTATCAATGTTTACACTAACGGTGAGATGTTACCTGCACACGGCTACCCTGAACTGAACAAGTACCCACACCTTGCGGGTAACTACGGCAGCGCTTGGCAGAACCAGCAAAAAGAGTTTGCGAACTTCCCTGGTGCCATCGTAATGACATCTAACTGCCTACTTAACCCAGATGTAGGTTCTTACGCAGACCGTCTGTTTACGCGTAGCATCGTAGGCTGGCCGGGTGTTGCACACCTTGAAGGCGACGATTTCAGCGCAGTAATCGACTGTGCACTGGCGCAAGAAGGTTTTAAACACGACGAGATCGAGCAAATGATCACTGTCGGTTTTGGTCGTAACGCATTGATGGAAGCGGCACCTGCGGTTGTTGAGCAAGTGAAAGAAGGCAACATCAAACATTTCTTCCTAGTCGGTGGTTGTGACGGTGACAAATCTGAACGTAGCTACTACACAGACTTCACAGCTCAAGCGCCAGAAGATTCAGTCATCTTAACGCTTGCGTGTGGTAAATTCCGCTTCAACAAAAATCAATTCGGTGACATTAACGGTATCCCACGTCTGCTCGATGTAGGTCAATGTAACGATGCTTACTCAGCTATTCAGCTTGCTCTAGCACTGTCTAAAGAGTTTGATTGTGGCATTAACGAACTTCCGTTAACGCTGGTTTTGTCTTGGTTCGAGCAAAAAGCGATTGTTATCCTGCTTACTCTGTTCGCTCTTGGTGTGAAAGGTATTTACACGGGCCCAACAGCGCCAGTTTTCCTAACAGAAAATCTACTAAAGATTATTCAAGACGAGTTCGATATGCGTTCTATCTCAACGCCAGAACAAGATCTTAAAACAATCTTAGCGGCTTAA
- a CDS encoding hybrid-cluster NAD(P)-dependent oxidoreductase, with product MYAWSDSDSINLVCLKKWHETPDTVSFELGRIPQDLHFNFKPGQFITLGLDMPTKTDYRAYSVASCPEDNRLKLTVKRVEGGLVSNFIVDELDEGDEVSVLKPAGTFNCIDCMPTATQKVTLVSAGCGITPVMAMAKYWLAQGSDIEIDFVHMARNRRETIYFEELNQLDETHANFNLRLLLKDSEGTKAPQGRLDKNWLVKLSPDILDRTVYLCGPVGFMQDIENYLKELEFNMDNFYQESFTPATQTNDSLANSNTASEESQAEASADSNGAVKVFVPAFGAEVEAEAGTPLADSLEKAGVPIIIACRSGICGSCKCKVTKGSVESSSQETLTPEQIEQGYVLACSSSIQSDVEIEL from the coding sequence ATGTATGCATGGTCGGATAGCGATTCAATCAATTTAGTGTGTTTAAAGAAATGGCACGAGACGCCAGATACGGTCAGCTTTGAGCTTGGCCGCATTCCACAAGACTTACATTTCAACTTTAAGCCAGGGCAGTTCATTACCTTGGGTTTGGATATGCCGACGAAAACCGATTACCGTGCCTATTCTGTAGCATCTTGTCCTGAAGATAACCGCCTGAAGCTGACGGTAAAGCGTGTGGAAGGTGGTTTGGTTTCGAACTTTATTGTTGATGAACTTGATGAAGGTGATGAGGTTTCTGTATTGAAGCCAGCAGGTACGTTTAACTGTATTGATTGCATGCCAACGGCAACACAGAAAGTAACGCTAGTGAGTGCAGGTTGTGGTATCACACCTGTGATGGCGATGGCAAAGTATTGGTTGGCTCAAGGTAGTGATATTGAAATCGATTTTGTTCACATGGCACGTAATCGACGCGAGACCATCTACTTTGAAGAGCTTAACCAACTTGATGAGACACATGCGAACTTCAATTTAAGATTACTGCTGAAAGACAGTGAAGGAACAAAGGCTCCTCAAGGCCGATTAGATAAGAATTGGTTAGTGAAACTGAGCCCAGATATCTTAGATAGAACGGTTTATCTGTGTGGGCCTGTAGGCTTCATGCAAGACATAGAAAACTACCTGAAAGAACTTGAGTTCAACATGGATAACTTTTATCAAGAAAGTTTTACTCCAGCGACTCAAACTAATGATTCACTAGCCAATAGCAATACTGCTTCAGAAGAATCACAAGCGGAAGCGTCTGCAGATTCAAATGGTGCCGTTAAGGTGTTTGTTCCTGCCTTTGGCGCAGAAGTAGAAGCGGAGGCGGGCACACCACTCGCTGATTCATTAGAGAAAGCAGGCGTTCCGATTATTATTGCTTGTCGCAGTGGGATTTGTGGTTCGTGTAAGTGTAAAGTAACCAAAGGTTCGGTGGAGTCAAGCAGCCAAGAGACTTTGACGCCAGAACAGATTGAGCAAGGTTATGTACTCGCGTGTTCGAGCTCGATTCAGTCAGATGTTGAGATTGAGTTGTAA
- a CDS encoding glyceraldehyde-3-phosphate dehydrogenase: MSPEKHLLDWQTSQTIAESIAPTLGQLYRQKGVEVILFGKTLVNATTIDIIKAHRIAKRYTGSPLTAEQTQPIIQHLISMDLSPCRIDVGRLAHAFWQDREDTNGLDDFLQTALIESLKGDAMTEPRDVVLYGFGRIGRLLTRLLIEKSGPGYPLRLRAIVVRGGKDGDLEKRASLLRRDSVHGQFNGSIVVDQERKAIIVNGNFIQVIYANKPEDVDYTAYGIENALVVDNTGVWRDAEGLSQHVACNGAKKVLLTAPGKGDIKNVVFGVNENVIQPEDTIISAASCTTNAITPVLKAVHDKFGVLSGHIETVHSFTNDQNLIDNFHSGDRRGRAASLNMVLTSTGAAKAVSKAMPEMEGKLTGNAIRVPTPNVSMAVANLNLEKGTNKEELNEYLREMALSSALSAQIDYTDSTEIVSTDLVGSRHPGVVDGVATIAQDNRAVLYIWYDNEFGYSCQVVHCMEQMMGVRYKTYPEV, translated from the coding sequence ATGAGTCCCGAAAAGCACCTCCTAGACTGGCAAACTAGTCAAACTATTGCTGAATCCATCGCCCCAACTTTAGGTCAGTTATACCGTCAAAAAGGCGTAGAGGTTATCCTCTTCGGTAAGACCCTGGTTAACGCGACAACTATCGACATCATCAAAGCTCACCGTATCGCAAAACGTTACACTGGTTCTCCTCTTACAGCAGAACAGACTCAACCAATCATTCAACACCTTATCTCTATGGATCTATCTCCATGTCGCATCGATGTTGGTCGTCTTGCTCATGCATTCTGGCAAGATCGCGAAGACACAAACGGGTTGGATGATTTCCTACAAACTGCACTCATTGAATCGCTTAAAGGCGATGCGATGACAGAACCTCGTGACGTTGTATTATACGGTTTTGGTCGTATTGGCCGACTGCTCACTCGTCTGTTGATCGAGAAAAGTGGCCCGGGTTATCCACTGCGTTTGCGTGCAATCGTTGTACGTGGCGGCAAAGATGGCGACCTAGAAAAACGTGCTAGCCTGCTTCGTCGTGACTCTGTACACGGCCAATTCAACGGCAGCATTGTTGTAGACCAAGAACGCAAAGCGATCATCGTTAACGGTAACTTCATCCAAGTTATCTACGCAAACAAACCAGAAGACGTGGATTACACGGCTTACGGTATTGAAAACGCACTTGTGGTTGATAACACAGGCGTATGGCGTGATGCGGAAGGCCTAAGCCAACACGTTGCGTGTAATGGTGCGAAGAAAGTTCTACTGACTGCGCCAGGTAAAGGCGATATCAAGAACGTGGTATTTGGTGTGAATGAAAATGTTATTCAGCCAGAAGACACCATCATCTCTGCAGCAAGCTGTACTACTAACGCAATCACTCCAGTATTGAAAGCGGTTCACGACAAGTTTGGCGTGCTGTCTGGTCACATCGAAACGGTGCACTCATTCACCAATGATCAAAACCTAATCGATAACTTCCACTCGGGTGATCGTCGTGGTCGTGCTGCGTCACTGAACATGGTTTTGACATCGACTGGCGCTGCTAAAGCAGTATCAAAAGCGATGCCGGAAATGGAAGGTAAGCTAACAGGTAATGCGATTCGCGTACCTACGCCAAACGTTTCAATGGCAGTTGCGAACCTAAACCTTGAGAAAGGCACAAACAAAGAAGAGTTGAACGAGTACCTGCGTGAAATGGCGCTGTCTTCTGCTTTGTCTGCACAAATCGATTACACAGACTCGACTGAGATTGTATCGACGGACTTGGTTGGCTCTCGCCACCCTGGTGTGGTTGACGGTGTTGCGACTATCGCACAAGACAACCGCGCCGTGTTGTATATTTGGTACGACAACGAGTTTGGCTACAGCTGTCAGGTTGTTCACTGTATGGAACAAATGATGGGTGTGCGCTACAAGACTTACCCTGAAGTATAA
- a CDS encoding ATP-binding protein → MLGFTVNEVLKNDKKMSHLETTRIKVEALQSFNTISSDAYRWLVLSNDSPEKSQLLSRLQTELDRLSQFERRLQSLDITWTVEPQLLELKRVLVSLGGAVKSTGAIPNNDNTQLTERAFDLLKDVLMELSEYHINLVDEKISQTDAVFINLTNYVFWTQREAWLSYRLYRSPELKDQYLLSYVGALERQQQLLATFFRSGSRSPEIRTLLKTFSKDEFQDSFTARILKGDFSSPEIYEHVEGLERKKQAISEAVSAYTQQLQSDLTRNIALQKRQTLIMTLLILVVSGVLLWLGIATSLRLNRNLSLILKGVSECADSYGKPTVIEVKGNDELAEFTQTLNRVMERNHQHNKELIEAKEDAISANKAKSAFLANMSHEIRTPLNGIIGMAEILSQSQLSANQQEVLEDIESSSHSLLVLLNDILDLSKIESGNLMLSPHNADLREAVYDSVSVILSKAISKDIELDINIDAQTPRQLFFDEYRVRQVLTNLLSNAIKFTSKGIITTDIAYTPMSMGRGKLECSVSDTGIGIEPEKLESIFEPFTQEDGSITRQFGGTGLGLAICRQLVDLMGGYITARSLKGEGSTFTFCLYVDVVETHVQTFETLSYATIISNSFNYLDQLVKECGRLNIKPNVVSSISALDESLKESDLVFYCHTLHHSMRKDLAALKELYPLTRVIVCQHHLFKTNLIPESVHSTHTLPFLGRRFLNSLQSLDIGEEQAPQVVSKDEEVRALNRRILIVEDNLMNQKIASFFLEQAGYEYLIASNGQEAVDVITQGAQFDAILMDCMMPVMDGITATRAIRQWELDQQAIPLPIIALTASVLEEDIKDCFEAGMNAYLPKPYKSHQLYDLFSSLDIV, encoded by the coding sequence ATGCTTGGATTTACAGTCAATGAAGTGTTGAAGAACGATAAAAAAATGAGTCACCTTGAGACAACCCGCATTAAGGTTGAAGCGCTTCAATCTTTTAATACTATTTCAAGTGATGCGTATCGATGGTTGGTTCTGTCTAATGATTCCCCCGAAAAAAGCCAATTACTATCAAGACTGCAAACTGAACTTGATAGGCTATCTCAGTTCGAGAGAAGACTTCAATCGCTCGACATTACTTGGACCGTCGAACCACAATTGTTAGAACTGAAGCGTGTGTTAGTTAGCCTAGGTGGAGCTGTAAAAAGTACAGGCGCAATTCCAAACAATGACAATACACAGCTAACAGAGCGCGCTTTCGATTTGCTAAAAGATGTATTAATGGAGTTGTCCGAATATCACATTAATTTAGTCGATGAAAAAATCAGTCAAACCGATGCGGTGTTTATCAATCTCACTAATTACGTATTTTGGACACAGAGAGAAGCGTGGTTAAGTTACCGCTTATATCGTTCTCCAGAACTGAAAGATCAATATCTGTTGAGTTATGTGGGTGCTTTAGAAAGGCAGCAACAGCTGCTAGCGACGTTTTTTCGCTCGGGTAGTCGCTCGCCTGAAATTAGAACACTATTAAAGACGTTTTCCAAAGACGAATTTCAAGACAGTTTTACTGCACGAATTCTGAAAGGAGATTTCTCGTCACCTGAAATATATGAGCATGTTGAAGGTTTAGAACGAAAGAAGCAGGCCATTTCAGAAGCGGTGAGTGCTTACACTCAACAACTTCAATCTGATTTGACTAGAAATATTGCGTTGCAGAAAAGACAAACTTTGATTATGACATTATTGATTCTTGTCGTTTCAGGTGTTTTGCTATGGTTGGGTATCGCGACTTCTTTACGTTTAAACCGAAACTTATCACTCATTTTAAAAGGGGTTTCTGAATGTGCGGATAGTTACGGTAAGCCTACGGTTATTGAAGTGAAAGGTAACGATGAGCTAGCCGAGTTTACTCAAACCCTGAATCGAGTAATGGAGCGTAATCATCAACACAATAAAGAGCTAATTGAAGCAAAAGAGGATGCGATTTCGGCAAACAAAGCGAAAAGTGCGTTCTTAGCTAATATGTCTCATGAGATACGAACGCCGCTCAATGGCATTATCGGTATGGCCGAGATCTTATCCCAGAGCCAACTGAGTGCTAACCAACAAGAGGTACTCGAAGATATAGAATCGTCTTCACATTCGTTGTTGGTGCTGCTCAATGATATTCTCGATCTTTCTAAGATAGAGTCTGGCAACCTAATGCTGTCGCCACATAATGCCGATTTGCGAGAAGCGGTTTATGACTCAGTGAGTGTGATTTTGTCGAAAGCGATAAGTAAAGATATTGAACTCGATATCAATATTGACGCTCAAACCCCACGACAACTGTTTTTCGATGAATACCGCGTTCGACAAGTGCTGACAAACCTGTTGTCTAATGCCATCAAATTTACGTCTAAGGGAATCATTACAACGGATATTGCTTATACACCGATGTCTATGGGCAGAGGTAAGCTCGAGTGTAGTGTATCTGATACCGGGATTGGAATTGAGCCTGAGAAGTTAGAATCCATTTTCGAACCCTTCACCCAAGAAGATGGTAGCATTACACGCCAATTTGGCGGCACAGGGTTAGGGCTTGCGATTTGTCGTCAACTTGTGGATTTGATGGGCGGTTATATTACCGCGCGTTCGCTGAAAGGAGAGGGCTCGACGTTTACTTTTTGTCTGTATGTCGATGTCGTTGAAACTCATGTCCAAACTTTCGAGACTTTAAGTTATGCGACTATTATCTCGAACTCTTTTAATTATCTCGATCAACTGGTTAAAGAGTGTGGTCGCTTGAACATCAAACCTAACGTTGTTTCATCTATATCGGCACTTGATGAGAGCTTAAAAGAAAGTGACTTGGTTTTTTATTGTCACACGCTACATCACTCTATGAGGAAAGATCTTGCAGCGTTAAAGGAGTTATATCCACTGACACGCGTCATTGTGTGTCAGCATCATTTATTTAAAACCAATCTCATACCAGAATCGGTCCACTCGACCCATACATTACCTTTTTTAGGAAGACGATTCCTAAACAGCCTGCAGTCTCTTGATATAGGTGAAGAGCAAGCACCACAGGTGGTATCAAAGGATGAAGAAGTTCGTGCCTTGAATCGACGTATTTTAATTGTTGAAGATAACCTGATGAATCAGAAAATAGCCAGTTTCTTCTTGGAGCAAGCGGGCTATGAATATTTGATTGCCAGTAATGGGCAAGAAGCGGTCGATGTGATAACCCAAGGAGCTCAGTTTGATGCAATCTTAATGGATTGTATGATGCCGGTTATGGACGGTATAACGGCAACTCGAGCGATCCGACAGTGGGAACTCGATCAGCAAGCTATACCACTGCCTATTATTGCGTTAACCGCTAGTGTATTAGAAGAAGACATCAAAGATTGCTTTGAAGCAGGAATGAACGCTTATTTACCGAAACCTTATAAGTCTCATCAGCTTTATGATCTCTTTAGTAGTCTTGATATCGTCTAG
- a CDS encoding D-Ala-D-Ala carboxypeptidase family metallohydrolase: protein MYASILITLALSTAQPYPEEFERLYTEETEITYDDLVVDVHGYKVPTRSAFRGWMLLNHAEDKVKEVGQQLKDAGVTKSMPLHLVLLQGTDWAMSNTTLFTLPNKKNVPNMINTLKYIQQYIEPEIGIVIPVSGERSKIYNQQAGGALQSKHLEFCALDLVPANGISRSDLHVKLKKIHAEFGQKNNVGLGLYSGVRFHIDTCGFRQW, encoded by the coding sequence ATGTACGCAAGTATTCTGATTACCTTAGCTTTATCAACCGCACAGCCCTACCCTGAAGAATTTGAACGACTGTATACCGAAGAGACAGAAATTACTTATGACGATCTCGTTGTCGATGTTCATGGGTACAAGGTTCCGACTCGATCGGCATTTCGAGGTTGGATGCTTCTTAATCATGCAGAAGATAAAGTAAAGGAAGTTGGGCAACAGCTCAAAGATGCTGGTGTGACCAAAAGTATGCCATTGCATTTAGTGCTACTTCAAGGAACAGACTGGGCAATGAGTAACACCACTTTGTTTACCCTTCCCAATAAGAAAAACGTGCCTAACATGATCAATACCTTGAAATACATACAACAATACATCGAGCCTGAAATTGGTATTGTTATCCCTGTTTCAGGCGAACGTTCTAAGATTTACAACCAGCAGGCTGGAGGGGCTCTGCAAAGCAAACATTTGGAATTCTGTGCCTTAGATCTCGTTCCTGCCAACGGCATTTCTCGAAGCGATCTGCACGTTAAACTTAAAAAGATTCATGCTGAATTCGGGCAAAAAAACAACGTTGGATTGGGGCTATATTCTGGAGTTCGATTCCATATCGATACTTGCGGGTTTAGACAATGGTAA
- a CDS encoding DUF496 family protein, translating to MSSVFEIVNQARRKNKLKRELLDNEKKVRDNRKRVDLLDNLLDYIKPEMTHDEILGIIKNMKADYEDRVDDHIIKSAEISKARRDISRRIRELTEEDKQTQGKK from the coding sequence ATGAGCAGCGTATTTGAAATTGTTAACCAAGCACGACGTAAGAACAAACTTAAGCGTGAACTTTTAGACAACGAAAAGAAAGTTCGCGACAACCGCAAGCGTGTCGACCTCCTTGATAACCTACTTGATTACATCAAGCCAGAAATGACTCATGACGAAATCTTAGGCATTATCAAAAACATGAAAGCAGACTACGAAGACCGTGTTGATGACCACATCATTAAGAGCGCAGAGATTTCTAAAGCGCGTCGCGATATCAGCCGTCGTATTCGTGAACTAACAGAAGAAGACAAGCAAACCCAAGGTAAGAAGTAA
- a CDS encoding YceH family protein: MNTVLSPIEARIIGCLIEKEVTTPDHYPLTLNSLTTACNQKSNRDPVLSLSESDVLDAVDGLIARRMVSDESSFNSRVNKYQHRFCNTEFGDLQFTEQERAIICCMLLRGAQTPGELRTRTGRLANFNDVKEVEATLEKLAAREAGALVVKLPREAGKRESRYQHLLSGEVDVEAFETASVGAATPSATSEKFEELESEIASLRAEVAELKELVESLL, from the coding sequence ATGAACACAGTACTTTCCCCAATTGAAGCGAGAATCATTGGTTGTTTGATCGAGAAAGAAGTGACTACTCCCGATCATTACCCACTGACACTGAATAGCTTAACAACGGCTTGTAATCAAAAGAGCAATCGTGACCCAGTTCTTTCTCTGTCAGAGTCAGATGTTTTAGATGCGGTTGATGGTTTGATTGCGCGTCGCATGGTGAGTGATGAAAGCAGCTTCAACAGCCGTGTTAATAAGTATCAACATCGTTTCTGCAATACTGAATTTGGTGATCTGCAGTTTACCGAGCAAGAGCGTGCGATTATTTGCTGTATGTTACTTCGCGGTGCGCAAACACCCGGTGAACTTCGAACTCGAACGGGCCGCCTAGCGAATTTCAATGATGTGAAAGAAGTGGAAGCTACGTTAGAGAAATTAGCTGCAAGAGAAGCTGGTGCATTAGTGGTCAAACTTCCTCGCGAAGCGGGTAAACGTGAATCTCGTTACCAACACTTGTTGAGTGGAGAAGTTGATGTTGAAGCGTTTGAGACGGCATCTGTTGGCGCGGCTACGCCATCTGCGACGAGCGAAAAGTTTGAAGAACTTGAATCTGAAATCGCAAGCCTAAGAGCAGAAGTGGCGGAGTTGAAAGAGTTGGTTGAATCACTGCTTTAA
- a CDS encoding GIY-YIG nuclease family protein: protein MTTSNKDADWVVYLIRNKNNALYCGVTNNLERRFEQHQQGKGAKALKGKGPLKLVWSFSVGSKSEALKTEYAIKQLPKSRKEKLVSLKLIIEWQEDKIQYTEVS from the coding sequence ATGACGACGTCTAATAAAGATGCGGATTGGGTCGTGTATCTGATCCGCAATAAAAACAACGCGCTCTATTGTGGAGTAACTAACAATTTAGAGCGTCGTTTTGAACAACATCAGCAAGGTAAAGGTGCAAAGGCCTTAAAAGGTAAAGGTCCACTTAAGCTAGTTTGGAGTTTTAGTGTCGGGTCTAAAAGTGAGGCATTGAAAACCGAATACGCGATCAAACAATTGCCCAAATCTCGTAAAGAAAAATTGGTATCACTCAAATTAATCATTGAGTGGCAAGAAGATAAAATTCAATATACCGAAGTCTCATAA
- a CDS encoding autoinducer 2-binding periplasmic protein LuxP, whose amino-acid sequence MKRLLMLFGLAVFSASALSHGTRVLNGYWEYQDYLAKFPEQKALTDKMVEAVQNHPVPLKRAQDRPITISVVYPGQQISDYWVRNIQAFEKRLDRLRINYQINQVFTRVNADISQQSISLQEAIENKTDYLIFTLDTTRHRKFIEHVLSSTDTKLILQNITTPVRAWADRQPFMYVGFDHATGSLKLADYFKQVTPPNSKYSVLYRSEGYISDARGDTFIHDVNTDTNFDLKSSFYTKSDKESGYQAAKISIANNKDLDFIYACATDVALGAVEAIRESRKDILINGWGGGSAELEAIERGDLDVTVMRMNDDTGIAMAEAIKWDLAGLEVPTVYSGEFEVVTKEDSPERISELKKRAFRYSGQ is encoded by the coding sequence ATGAAACGTTTATTGATGTTGTTTGGACTTGCCGTATTTTCTGCGTCCGCTCTCTCCCACGGTACCCGTGTCCTCAATGGGTATTGGGAATACCAGGATTATCTTGCTAAATTTCCAGAACAAAAAGCGCTGACGGATAAGATGGTCGAAGCTGTACAAAACCACCCCGTGCCATTAAAGCGAGCTCAAGATAGACCGATCACAATTTCTGTTGTTTACCCTGGCCAACAGATCTCCGATTATTGGGTCCGAAATATCCAAGCCTTTGAGAAACGTCTCGACAGGTTAAGAATTAATTACCAAATAAACCAAGTGTTTACTCGTGTCAATGCGGATATATCTCAGCAGAGTATTTCTTTGCAAGAGGCGATTGAAAACAAGACGGATTACTTAATTTTTACGCTAGATACAACTCGACACCGTAAATTTATTGAGCATGTATTGAGCTCTACGGATACCAAGTTGATCCTGCAAAACATCACCACTCCAGTACGTGCGTGGGCAGACAGGCAGCCATTTATGTATGTGGGTTTTGACCATGCAACAGGCAGCTTGAAGTTGGCGGACTATTTTAAACAAGTGACACCTCCTAACAGTAAGTACTCGGTTCTATATCGTTCAGAGGGCTACATTAGTGATGCTCGTGGCGATACCTTTATCCATGATGTAAACACAGATACTAATTTTGATCTCAAGTCTTCTTTCTACACTAAATCAGATAAGGAAAGTGGTTACCAGGCAGCTAAAATCAGCATTGCGAACAATAAGGATCTAGACTTTATCTATGCATGTGCAACTGATGTCGCTCTAGGTGCTGTAGAAGCGATTCGTGAGTCGCGTAAAGATATCTTAATTAATGGCTGGGGAGGCGGTTCTGCTGAACTTGAAGCGATTGAGAGAGGTGACTTAGATGTTACTGTCATGCGAATGAATGACGATACGGGTATTGCGATGGCAGAAGCTATCAAATGGGACCTTGCTGGGTTGGAAGTTCCTACCGTTTATTCTGGTGAGTTCGAAGTTGTCACCAAAGAAGACTCTCCAGAACGTATTTCAGAACTTAAGAAGCGTGCATTTAGGTACTCAGGCCAATAA